The proteins below are encoded in one region of Ferruginibacter lapsinanis:
- a CDS encoding RNA polymerase sigma factor: MLKKLYTLQADRSLTDIVQGCIEAKKDCQKEFYKMFYGFSMAICMRYCSNNENAMEVVNDGFLKIFRQLHNFTPVHANFEKSLRGWMKTIFINTSIDHFRRNRSDKYVSEITENESENVASDEDSINKLSYKELLETVQKLSPIYRAVFNLHVIDGLKHEEIARQLNISVGTSKSNLFKARISIQKLLKKQDQNFYERKVG, from the coding sequence ATGCTAAAAAAGCTCTACACCTTGCAAGCAGACCGATCGCTTACAGATATTGTACAAGGTTGCATCGAAGCAAAAAAGGATTGCCAGAAGGAATTTTATAAAATGTTCTACGGCTTTTCAATGGCCATTTGTATGCGTTATTGCTCTAATAATGAAAATGCGATGGAAGTGGTGAATGATGGGTTTCTTAAAATTTTTCGTCAGCTACATAATTTTACTCCTGTACATGCAAATTTCGAAAAGTCTTTACGAGGCTGGATGAAAACTATTTTCATTAATACTTCCATCGATCACTTTAGAAGGAATCGTTCAGATAAGTATGTAAGTGAAATAACAGAGAATGAATCTGAGAATGTTGCTTCAGACGAGGATTCAATTAATAAACTTAGTTACAAAGAGCTACTTGAAACGGTTCAAAAACTAAGCCCTATTTATCGAGCTGTTTTTAACCTGCATGTTATAGACGGACTTAAACATGAAGAGATTGCCCGTCAATTGAATATTTCTGTAGGTACATCAAAATCGAATTTATTTAAAGCAAGAATCAGTATTCAAAAATTGCTTAAAAAACAAGATCAGAATTTTTATGAAAGAAAAGTCGGTTGA
- a CDS encoding cupredoxin domain-containing protein: protein MKKIHFISILLLLSAVTIINFGCKKDSTTTTVPTGGGPTEDVSISGSAFSPSVLTISKGTTVTWENHDAMSHTVTSDDGTSFNSGTLGTHGTFSFKFNTAGTYNYHCSFHSSMTASVVVNP, encoded by the coding sequence ATGAAAAAGATTCATTTTATATCGATCTTACTATTGTTAAGCGCAGTAACTATTATAAATTTTGGTTGTAAAAAGGATTCAACTACCACTACTGTTCCCACGGGAGGGGGACCTACAGAGGATGTGTCTATTTCGGGATCAGCCTTTAGTCCTTCTGTATTAACGATATCTAAAGGAACTACGGTTACCTGGGAAAATCATGATGCGATGAGCCATACCGTAACTTCCGATGATGGTACAAGTTTTAATTCAGGAACGCTAGGTACACACGGAACCTTTTCATTTAAATTTAATACCGCCGGCACTTATAATTATCATTGTTCCTTTCACAGTTCAATGACAGCAAGTGTTGTAGTAAATCCATAA
- a CDS encoding PorT family protein — protein sequence MKEKSVDHIENKMREAAENYQPVFDEENWGRMEQLLDKDNRRRRPFVWFILAGAFLVLGGGYFLYTAQVPAAVELPQASLSVNEKKQNDLQNNTDKKSADKENVVADKIIPDILPNKKDQDKITTTTTTTTTTKFPNRLVSAGKYKMTVNKNVPDDYDNPTANPDTQKNANDLSVSVTAAATDKKDDEGNVDQNNISVNDALSITSVQNDISPALNIQSKKKEKPADTALAKTAATKPKIESKKARSSFYLFASIGPDQCGVSSFTSSDPTILPKYSIGGGYQLNKKFSIQTGFNFMPKKYIALPGDYKAKPGTYWANAYVQKVKADCYVFEIPLAVRYNIVQNSKRIFYATTGLSSFIMKREDYSYYYTRGSSSYEVYQSISGNKNLFSVFTLSVGLEKKTSSVFSFFAEPNMTMPLSGIGEGSIKLYSLGVQIGAKYMFSKKK from the coding sequence ATGAAAGAAAAGTCGGTTGATCATATTGAAAATAAAATGAGAGAGGCTGCTGAAAATTATCAGCCGGTTTTCGATGAAGAGAACTGGGGGAGAATGGAGCAGTTGCTTGATAAAGATAACAGGAGACGAAGACCTTTTGTGTGGTTTATTTTAGCCGGTGCATTCTTAGTGCTGGGCGGAGGCTATTTTTTATATACTGCACAAGTTCCTGCAGCGGTAGAATTGCCGCAGGCTTCTCTTTCAGTGAATGAAAAAAAACAAAATGATCTGCAAAATAACACAGATAAAAAATCAGCAGATAAAGAAAATGTTGTTGCTGATAAAATTATACCGGACATTTTACCCAATAAAAAAGATCAAGATAAAATAACTACTACTACTACTACTACTACTACTACTAAGTTTCCGAACAGATTGGTAAGTGCTGGTAAGTATAAAATGACAGTAAATAAAAATGTGCCGGATGATTACGATAATCCTACAGCAAATCCCGACACCCAAAAAAATGCTAATGATCTAAGTGTTAGTGTAACAGCTGCCGCTACAGATAAAAAAGATGATGAGGGCAATGTTGATCAAAATAATATTTCGGTAAATGATGCGCTATCTATTACATCTGTGCAAAACGATATTTCTCCCGCTTTAAACATACAATCCAAAAAGAAAGAAAAACCAGCAGATACAGCTTTGGCGAAAACGGCTGCTACAAAACCAAAGATTGAATCTAAAAAGGCAAGGTCTTCATTTTATTTATTTGCTTCTATAGGTCCGGACCAATGTGGTGTAAGTTCTTTTACATCTTCGGATCCGACAATATTGCCTAAATATAGTATCGGGGGTGGCTATCAGCTCAATAAAAAATTTAGTATTCAGACAGGGTTTAATTTTATGCCTAAAAAATACATAGCTCTTCCCGGTGATTATAAAGCTAAGCCTGGCACTTATTGGGCCAATGCATATGTTCAAAAAGTAAAAGCAGACTGTTATGTTTTTGAAATACCATTGGCGGTAAGGTATAATATTGTACAAAATTCCAAAAGGATATTTTATGCTACAACGGGTTTGTCTTCTTTCATTATGAAAAGAGAAGATTACAGTTATTATTATACAAGAGGTTCATCTAGTTATGAAGTGTACCAATCAATTTCGGGGAATAAAAATCTTTTTTCTGTATTTACCTTATCAGTTGGATTAGAGAAGAAAACAAGTTCAGTCTTCTCATTTTTTGCTGAGCCTAATATGACCATGCCCTTGTCGGGCATAGGTGAGGGGAGTATAAAATTGTATTCGTTAGGTGTGCAAATCGGGGCAAAATATATGTTTTCCAAGAAAAAATAG
- a CDS encoding glycosyltransferase family 2 protein, translating to MDLSIIIPLFNEEESLPELEAWIERVMQQNNYSYEVIMIDDGSTDNSWKVIETLRQKNSNVKGIKFQRNYGKSAALNEGFKAAQGDVVITMDADMQDSPDEIPGLRSMILNDGFDIVSGWKKKRYDNTLTKNIPSKLFNAAARASSGIKLHDFNCGLKAYKNKVVKSVEVYGEMHRYIPVLAKWSGFKKIGEKTVEHRARKYGVTKFGLERFVNGFLDLFSIMFVGKFGKRPMHFFGLWGTLSFLFGLTVFTYLTISKFFFDKTGMTQRPLFFFAILAMIIGTQLFLAGFLGELISRNSTERNNYLIEDKLGLG from the coding sequence ATGGATCTATCAATCATTATACCGCTGTTCAATGAAGAAGAGTCGCTACCTGAGCTGGAAGCGTGGATCGAACGTGTAATGCAACAAAATAATTATTCTTACGAAGTAATTATGATCGATGATGGCAGCACTGATAATTCATGGAAAGTGATCGAAACATTGCGTCAAAAAAACAGCAATGTTAAAGGCATAAAATTTCAACGTAACTATGGAAAAAGTGCGGCATTGAATGAAGGCTTCAAAGCTGCTCAGGGAGACGTGGTAATAACGATGGATGCAGATATGCAGGACAGTCCGGATGAAATACCTGGGTTAAGAAGCATGATCTTAAACGATGGCTTTGATATTGTAAGTGGCTGGAAAAAGAAACGATACGATAACACACTTACAAAAAACATCCCTTCTAAATTATTCAATGCGGCAGCAAGAGCCAGCTCAGGAATAAAACTGCACGATTTTAATTGTGGTTTGAAAGCATATAAAAATAAAGTTGTAAAAAGTGTAGAAGTATATGGCGAAATGCATCGCTATATACCTGTATTGGCAAAATGGAGCGGCTTTAAAAAGATCGGTGAAAAAACAGTTGAACACAGAGCCAGAAAATATGGCGTTACAAAATTTGGTTTGGAAAGATTTGTAAATGGATTCCTGGACCTTTTCTCAATCATGTTTGTTGGAAAATTCGGCAAACGTCCCATGCACTTTTTTGGATTATGGGGCACACTCTCTTTTCTTTTTGGTTTAACCGTATTTACCTACCTAACCATATCCAAATTCTTCTTTGACAAAACCGGTATGACACAAAGACCACTGTTCTTTTTTGCAATACTGGCAATGATCATCGGTACACAACTTTTTTTAGCAGGTTTTTTGGGAGAACTGATCTCTCGTAATTCTACCGAAAGAAATAACTATCTGATTGAGGATAAGTTGGGATTAGGATAG
- a CDS encoding DNRLRE domain-containing protein, whose product MKFFFYLFSILMLLNYNSFSQNVGIGTNTPNTSALLDISAADKGFLPPRVALQATDNPSPITTPATGLLVYNTAIAGVPPYNVLPGYYYWNGAIWYPITGKGNAYGDMQYWDGTKWTIIPIGNEGENLIVCNGKPSWGSCIKTLTLAPQNNPNEVYINSYSPNSSTSGISQLTIAAWTAGGVYYWRAFLKFDMSSIPANAIIQSAKLSLYSTTNPTQGNGVDAQFGGSNACYIQRVTSNWATNTITWNNQPTTTSSNQVTIPQSTSSFQDNIDMDVTDLVKDIVTSNNNYGFGIKLQSEVIYNARQYASSFNATAERHPKLVIVYTLP is encoded by the coding sequence ATGAAATTTTTCTTTTACCTTTTTTCCATTTTAATGTTACTTAACTATAATAGTTTTTCTCAAAATGTTGGGATTGGTACCAATACTCCAAATACATCGGCTTTATTGGATATTAGTGCTGCAGACAAGGGCTTTTTGCCTCCCCGAGTTGCATTGCAGGCAACCGACAACCCTTCTCCTATTACTACACCGGCCACAGGATTATTGGTTTACAATACAGCAATTGCAGGAGTACCTCCTTACAATGTCTTGCCTGGTTATTATTACTGGAACGGAGCAATTTGGTATCCAATAACAGGAAAAGGAAATGCATATGGTGATATGCAATATTGGGATGGTACAAAATGGACAATCATTCCTATCGGAAATGAAGGAGAAAATTTAATAGTTTGTAATGGGAAACCTTCGTGGGGTAGCTGTATAAAAACGCTGACATTAGCTCCCCAAAATAATCCCAATGAAGTCTACATTAATTCTTACAGTCCGAATTCTTCTACTAGCGGTATTAGTCAATTAACAATTGCTGCCTGGACAGCCGGTGGAGTTTATTACTGGAGAGCTTTCCTGAAATTTGATATGAGTTCCATTCCGGCCAATGCTATAATTCAAAGTGCAAAATTATCCTTATACTCTACTACAAACCCAACTCAGGGAAATGGAGTTGATGCTCAATTTGGTGGAAGCAATGCATGTTACATACAAAGAGTTACCTCTAACTGGGCTACCAATACAATAACGTGGAATAATCAGCCAACTACCACTAGTAGTAATCAGGTAACAATTCCTCAATCTACTTCATCATTTCAAGATAATATTGATATGGATGTAACCGACTTAGTAAAAGATATTGTCACCTCAAATAATAATTACGGATTTGGAATAAAGCTACAAAGTGAAGTAATTTATAATGCCCGACAATATGCTTCCAGTTTTAATGCAACAGCAGAAAGACACCCAAAATTGGTTATAGTGTATACTTTACCGTAA
- the gmhA gene encoding D-sedoheptulose 7-phosphate isomerase, protein MQKIKDIIQSSISVKQQILQNDTLLKTVQDCVTAIVAAFKNGNKVLFCGNGGSAADAQHLAAEFSGRFYTDRDALPAEALHCNTSYITAVANDYSYDVIYSRLVKGIGNKGDVLVGLSTSGNSKNIINAFDVAKEKGMITIGFTGDTGGKMKTISDLLLNVPSNDTPRIQESHIMLGHIICELVEEQVFSTPSAP, encoded by the coding sequence ATGCAGAAAATAAAAGATATCATTCAATCATCTATCTCTGTAAAACAACAGATTTTACAGAACGATACGCTACTAAAAACTGTACAAGATTGCGTAACCGCAATTGTTGCAGCATTTAAAAACGGCAACAAAGTATTGTTTTGTGGCAATGGAGGCAGTGCCGCTGATGCTCAACATCTAGCGGCCGAATTCAGCGGACGCTTTTATACAGACAGAGATGCATTACCTGCAGAAGCATTGCATTGCAACACCTCTTACATCACTGCCGTAGCCAACGATTACAGCTATGATGTTATTTACAGCAGATTGGTAAAAGGCATCGGCAATAAAGGGGATGTATTAGTAGGGTTATCTACATCAGGCAATTCAAAAAATATCATCAATGCTTTTGATGTGGCTAAAGAAAAAGGAATGATCACGATCGGATTCACGGGTGATACAGGAGGAAAAATGAAAACCATATCAGATCTTTTATTGAACGTACCATCTAACGATACACCACGTATCCAGGAAAGCCATATTATGCTGGGGCATATTATTTGTGAACTGGTAGAAGAGCAAGTATTTTCTACCCCCTCCGCTCCCTAA
- a CDS encoding dihydroorotase, with protein MKLLIKQAKIADSSSPFNGQTKDIFIVDGIISKIADSISEQADKTIQANDLHVSTGWMDVFSHFCDPGFEYRETIETGAAAAAAGGFTDVLILPNTNPVIGSKSQVEYVVQKSRTLAVNVHPIGAITKNTEGKELTEMYDMQQSGAVAFSDGNNSVQSPGILLKALQYLTAVDGIIIQIPDDKTISPQGLINEGVISTQLGLPGKPAIAEELMIARDIELVRYTNAKIHFTGVSTQKSIELITKAKAEGLNITCSVTPYHLLFNDEDLTTYDTNLKVNPPIRNKANMMALRKALQDGSIDCIASHHIPQNKDSKICEFEHAKNGMIGLETLYGAVSQIISTEKCVEILTIAPRKIFGLPINAIKEQATAKLTLFTPDTTFTFEENMIRSKSKNSAFTGKQLKGKVIGIVNGNNIVVN; from the coding sequence ATGAAGCTTTTAATCAAGCAAGCCAAAATAGCCGACTCTTCCTCTCCTTTTAACGGACAAACTAAAGATATTTTCATTGTTGACGGTATTATCAGTAAGATCGCTGATTCCATATCAGAGCAAGCCGATAAGACCATACAGGCAAATGATCTTCATGTGAGTACAGGATGGATGGATGTCTTTTCTCACTTTTGCGACCCGGGATTTGAATACAGAGAAACAATAGAAACCGGTGCCGCCGCAGCAGCAGCCGGAGGTTTTACTGATGTGTTGATCTTACCAAATACCAATCCCGTGATCGGAAGTAAATCACAGGTGGAATATGTAGTGCAAAAATCAAGAACACTGGCCGTTAATGTACATCCCATCGGAGCGATCACTAAAAATACAGAAGGTAAAGAACTTACTGAAATGTATGATATGCAACAATCGGGTGCAGTTGCTTTCAGCGATGGAAACAACAGCGTGCAGTCTCCGGGTATCTTATTAAAAGCCCTGCAATACCTTACAGCCGTGGATGGCATTATCATTCAGATCCCGGATGATAAAACGATCAGTCCACAGGGCCTGATAAATGAAGGTGTCATCAGTACCCAACTCGGTCTTCCCGGCAAACCTGCAATTGCAGAAGAATTGATGATAGCAAGAGATATTGAGCTGGTAAGATATACCAATGCAAAAATTCACTTTACAGGCGTATCAACACAAAAGAGCATAGAGTTGATCACTAAAGCAAAAGCCGAAGGATTAAACATTACCTGCTCCGTTACCCCCTATCATTTATTATTTAATGATGAAGACCTGACCACATATGATACCAACTTAAAAGTAAATCCACCGATAAGAAATAAGGCCAACATGATGGCACTACGAAAAGCCTTACAGGATGGCAGCATCGATTGTATTGCATCACATCATATTCCGCAAAATAAAGACAGTAAGATCTGCGAATTTGAGCATGCAAAAAATGGAATGATCGGATTGGAGACTTTGTACGGCGCCGTTTCGCAGATCATATCTACAGAGAAATGTGTCGAAATACTGACCATCGCTCCCAGAAAAATTTTCGGTTTACCTATCAATGCAATAAAAGAACAGGCTACTGCTAAACTCACCTTGTTCACCCCCGACACCACATTTACTTTCGAAGAAAATATGATCCGGTCAAAATCAAAAAACTCCGCATTTACCGGAAAACAATTAAAAGGTAAAGTGATCGGTATCGTTAATGGCAATAACATTGTAGTAAATTAA
- a CDS encoding GxxExxY protein, translated as MLLHSDTTEKILSGFYTVYNTLGYGFLEKVYENSLMLEFEFMQLKAIQQATIKVFYNEKEVGNYFADILVDNKVIVEVKAGKGEIKEHELQVSNYLKATNYEVALILHFGERPTFKRVVFSNDYK; from the coding sequence ATGCTTTTGCATAGTGACACAACAGAGAAAATATTAAGTGGCTTTTATACCGTATATAACACTTTAGGATATGGTTTCCTGGAGAAAGTTTATGAAAATTCATTGATGCTTGAATTTGAGTTCATGCAACTTAAAGCAATACAACAAGCCACAATAAAAGTATTTTATAATGAAAAAGAGGTTGGTAATTATTTTGCAGATATCTTAGTTGACAACAAAGTAATTGTAGAAGTTAAAGCCGGCAAAGGAGAAATAAAGGAGCATGAATTACAGGTTTCAAATTATTTAAAGGCTACAAATTATGAAGTAGCATTAATACTTCATTTTGGAGAAAGACCAACTTTTAAAAGAGTTGTCTTTTCAAATGATTATAAATAA
- a CDS encoding GHMP family kinase ATP-binding protein → MIYRSKAPLRIGLAGGGTDVSPYSDEFGGAILNATVSLFAYASIEPIAENKIIIEALDRKEREEYDFTNSLPITGTLDLAKGIYNRVQKNYGLIHSGFKLSTFVDAPAGSGLGTSSTLVVAILGAFVEMLKLPLGDYDIAHLAFQIEREDLQLAGGKQDQYAATFGGVNFMEFYGNDKVIVNPLRVRPEYLHELENNLVLYFTATSRESAMIIKEQVKNVNDKNEKSIEAMHQLKEQAKMMKESLLRGKLDQFGEILDFGFQQKRQMAANISNNTIEEIYTAAKAAGATGGKISGAGGGGFMIFYCPNNTRYAVIERLNNFGGMVKNYSFTKYGLTTWTV, encoded by the coding sequence ATGATATACAGAAGCAAAGCTCCACTTCGTATTGGTTTGGCCGGCGGCGGTACAGATGTAAGTCCGTATAGCGATGAATTCGGCGGAGCCATATTAAATGCCACCGTATCGTTATTTGCCTATGCCAGTATTGAACCGATCGCAGAAAATAAAATAATTATTGAAGCGCTTGATAGAAAGGAAAGGGAAGAATATGACTTTACCAACTCGTTGCCAATAACAGGAACGCTCGATCTGGCAAAAGGAATTTATAACCGTGTACAAAAAAATTACGGACTGATCCATTCCGGATTTAAACTATCCACTTTTGTGGATGCACCTGCCGGCTCAGGCTTAGGCACTTCCTCTACCCTTGTGGTGGCTATATTGGGGGCATTTGTTGAAATGCTGAAACTACCGTTAGGAGATTATGATATTGCACACCTGGCTTTTCAGATTGAAAGAGAAGACCTGCAATTGGCCGGTGGTAAGCAAGATCAATATGCTGCTACTTTCGGCGGTGTCAATTTTATGGAATTTTACGGCAACGATAAAGTGATCGTAAATCCATTACGGGTGAGACCGGAATATTTGCATGAATTGGAAAACAACCTGGTGTTATATTTTACTGCTACCTCAAGAGAAAGTGCCATGATCATTAAAGAGCAGGTAAAAAATGTAAACGACAAAAATGAAAAGAGCATTGAAGCCATGCATCAATTAAAAGAGCAGGCTAAAATGATGAAGGAATCTTTGTTGAGAGGAAAGCTGGATCAATTTGGAGAGATACTGGATTTCGGCTTCCAACAAAAAAGACAAATGGCAGCCAATATCAGCAATAATACCATCGAAGAAATATATACTGCCGCTAAAGCCGCCGGTGCAACAGGTGGCAAGATCAGCGGTGCAGGTGGTGGCGGATTTATGATCTTTTACTGCCCTAATAATACCCGTTATGCTGTTATAGAAAGATTGAATAATTTTGGGGGAATGGTGAAAAATTATTCATTTACAAAATACGGCTTAACTACTTGGACTGTATAA
- a CDS encoding DUF4199 domain-containing protein, with product MQKLLSLKKGLITGLTMIALALFFFYGLKAPVESKYQYAIYTAYALGIVWSVWSFATTAEPSTSFKEYFSAGFKTFIIVTLLMVIYTAVFYKLNPQILELKISLNNELALKEGNHTPMEIEDNAKQMRSIFIPMMLAITTFMYLFLGALISAVTAGVIIQLKNK from the coding sequence ATGCAAAAACTACTCTCCTTAAAAAAAGGACTGATCACAGGCCTAACCATGATAGCGTTAGCTTTATTTTTTTTCTACGGATTAAAAGCTCCAGTAGAAAGCAAATATCAATACGCTATCTATACCGCATATGCGCTTGGGATAGTTTGGAGTGTCTGGTCCTTCGCTACAACAGCTGAACCCTCTACCTCATTCAAAGAATATTTTTCAGCAGGATTTAAGACATTTATCATCGTTACCTTGCTAATGGTGATCTATACTGCCGTATTTTATAAACTCAATCCGCAAATATTAGAATTGAAGATCAGCCTCAATAATGAGTTGGCTTTAAAAGAGGGCAATCACACGCCAATGGAGATTGAAGACAATGCTAAGCAAATGCGAAGTATATTTATACCAATGATGCTGGCAATTACTACCTTTATGTACCTGTTTTTAGGCGCATTGATCAGTGCTGTAACGGCAGGCGTAATTATACAATTGAAAAATAAATAA
- a CDS encoding glycosyltransferase has protein sequence MSSAIPSNQKKIIIIGPAHPLRGGLASYNERLAKEFSSQGHQVSIYTFSLQYPGFLFPGTTQFSTEPAPADIHIKVCINSVNPFNWISVGNELKKMRPDIIIVRYWLPFMGPCLGTILRKVKKNKHTKIVCIADNIIPHEKRIGDEAFTKYFVKPIDAFITMSEKVLKDLQLFAPTKPAKFVAHPLYDNFGEKISKADARKHLAIGNEQKIILFFGFIRKYKGLDILLDAVAKLQMADCKLLIAGEFYEDRKTYDEQIERLGIKGDLILRTDFIPDSEVKYYLCAADVVVQPYRNATQSGVTPLAYHFEKPMIVTNVGGLPSLVPDDKVGLIAEPNAESIAEKIKEYFDKGEAHFLPHLVEEKKKYSWAKMSGSIIEIAAINS, from the coding sequence GTGTCATCAGCGATTCCATCAAATCAAAAAAAAATCATCATCATCGGCCCCGCTCACCCGTTACGAGGCGGTTTGGCATCTTACAACGAAAGATTAGCCAAAGAATTTTCATCACAAGGGCATCAGGTAAGCATCTATACATTCTCTCTTCAATACCCCGGATTTTTATTCCCGGGCACTACACAATTCTCCACAGAACCGGCTCCTGCGGATATTCATATAAAAGTCTGCATCAACTCTGTCAATCCGTTCAACTGGATAAGTGTTGGCAACGAATTAAAAAAAATGCGGCCCGATATTATTATAGTCCGCTACTGGCTGCCCTTTATGGGGCCGTGCCTTGGTACAATTTTAAGAAAGGTCAAAAAAAACAAACACACCAAAATAGTTTGTATTGCAGACAATATTATCCCTCATGAGAAGAGGATCGGCGACGAAGCATTCACAAAATATTTTGTAAAACCCATCGATGCATTCATCACCATGAGTGAAAAAGTATTGAAAGACCTTCAGCTGTTTGCACCAACAAAACCTGCAAAATTTGTAGCACATCCGTTGTATGATAATTTCGGAGAAAAAATAAGTAAAGCCGATGCCAGGAAACATTTAGCCATTGGCAATGAACAAAAGATCATCCTGTTTTTTGGGTTCATCAGAAAATATAAAGGATTGGATATTCTATTGGACGCTGTTGCCAAATTGCAAATGGCCGATTGCAAATTGCTTATTGCCGGTGAATTTTACGAAGACAGAAAAACATACGATGAACAAATAGAAAGATTAGGTATTAAAGGTGACCTCATTCTGCGAACAGATTTTATTCCAGACAGCGAAGTGAAATATTATTTATGTGCAGCAGATGTTGTTGTACAACCCTATCGCAACGCCACACAAAGCGGCGTAACTCCCCTGGCCTATCATTTTGAAAAACCAATGATCGTTACCAATGTAGGCGGCTTGCCATCATTGGTGCCAGATGATAAAGTTGGATTGATAGCAGAGCCCAACGCAGAAAGCATTGCCGAAAAAATAAAAGAATATTTTGATAAAGGAGAAGCACATTTCTTACCACATCTGGTAGAAGAAAAGAAAAAGTATAGTTGGGCTAAAATGTCGGGATCTATTATCGAAATCGCCGCTATAAATAGCTAA